From a single Nicotiana tomentosiformis chromosome 2, ASM39032v3, whole genome shotgun sequence genomic region:
- the LOC104091592 gene encoding uncharacterized protein: MNVSAPKSYEDLLGVNGICCDTFRESAERKGLLHCDNSLVKCMSEAACYQMPYSLRCLFATILVHCSPDNPRELWKQFEDSMSEDFKNLANITAKDVHLAVLNHINDILHSMGRDINEFNLVSETITSSKMVNEAKEVYFERNIIVSDEDLLLHRKLNTEQKMAYDVILQRLFANKSGAFFIDGPGGSGKKFLYCALLATVRSKGFVALATATSGVAASILPGGRIVHSRFKFSINIDKKFSCNISKQSSLASLIRDAKIIVWDEVSMIKKNMIEALDFLLKDIMDTNVLFGGKVVVFGGYFRQTLPVVQSGKKEDFIRESILNSEIWNELEKLRLSENIRAKTDPSFCEYLMRIANGKEKTNMDGKIEILRSFIVPYITERESLDLLFNIIYPDLHTSFHDSSFLTSRVILTTKNDFVDEINDRLVVQFPKDAKTFIAMDETVEPNDQSQFEDFLHSLNPTGLPPYKLILKENCPIMLLQNLNPCEGLYNGTCDDPKSHIMF, translated from the coding sequence ATGAATGTGAGCGCACCAAAATCATACGAAGATCTTCTGGGAGTAAACGGGATATGTTGTGACACATTTAGAGAATCTGCGGAAAGAAAAGGGTTGTTGCACTGTGACAACAGCTTGGTTAAATGTATGTCAGAGGCTGCATGTTATCAAATGCCTTATAGTTTAAGATGTTTATTTGCTACAATTTTAGTACATTGCAGCCCTGACAATCCAAGGGAACTGTGGAAACAATTTGAAGATTCAATGTCCGAAGACTTTAAGAACCTAGCCAATATAACGGCAAAAGATGTCCACCTTGCTGTCCTAAATCACATCAATGATATATTACATTCTATGGGTCGTGATATTAATGAGTTCAACCTTGTTTCAGAAACTATCACATCTTCGAAAATGGTGAATGAAGCGAAGGAAGTATATTTCGAAAGAAACATCATTGTGAGCGACGAAGATTTACTGTTGCATAGAAAATTAAATACAGAACAGAAAATGGCATATGACGTAATCCTTCAGAGATTATTTGCTAACAAATCAGGAGCATTTTTCATTGATGGTCCTGGAGGAAGTGGTAAGAAATTCTTATATTGTGCCTTATTAGCAACTGTGAGATCTAAAGGATTTGTAGCATTAGCAACAGCAACTTCCGGAGTTGCAGCTTCGATCCTTCCAGGAGGACGAATAGTTCATTCACGTTTTAAATTTTCAATTAATATTGATAAAAAATTTTCTTGCAATATCAGCAAGCAAAGCTCATTGGCGTCTTTGATTCGCGATGCAAAAATAATTGTGTGGGATGAAGTATCCATGATCAAGAAAAATATGATTGAAGCTTTAGATTTTCTTTTGAAAGATATAATGGACACAAATGTACTTTTTGGTGGAAAAGTTGTTGTGTTTGGAGGATATTTTAGACAAACTCTTCCTGTGGTTCAAAGTGGAAAAAAGGAAGACTTCATTCGTGAAAGCATATTAAACTCCGAAATATGGAATGAGCTTGAAAAACTTCGATTATCAGAGAATATACGTGCGAAAACGGATCCCTCTTTCTGTGAATATTTGATGCGGATTGCAAATGGAAAAGAAAAGACAAACATGGATGGTAAAATAGAAATTTTGAGGTCTTTCATTGTTCCTTATATTACTGAAAGAGAATCGTTGGATCTTTTATTCAACATAATATATCCTGATTTGCATACATCTTTTCACGATTCTTCTTTTTTAACTTCTCGTGTTATTTTGACGACAAAAAATGACTTTGTTGATGAAATAAATGATAGACTTGTAGTTCAATTTCCGAAAGACGCCAAGACATTTATTGCAATGGATGAAACTGTTGAACCAAATGATCAAAGCCAGTTTGAGGATTTTCTACATTCATTAAACCCTACTGGTTTACCTCCTTACAAATTAATTTTGAAGGAAAATTGTCCCATTATGCTGTTACAAAACTTAAATCCTTGTGAAGGTCTATACAATGgtacatgtgatgacccaaaaagtcatattatgttttag